ACAGATACAGAAGTTTGATTGCAGAATGTTTGCTTAATCAGTTTAGTATGTCATTTGTTATATTTCTGTATATTATTGTTGAAACACGATGGGGATGGTCTTGCGCAGTAAACCCCCTGGCTGAAAATGGGCCCAGATGTCTTTGAGATTCCCTAATTTGTGAGGACTTTTTGATGGTCCTTACAAGGAAACTTGATTAATAAACATAGTAAAATGTGtttcttttgaaaatgtaaaaatgcagaaagttttctgtgatgggtagggttagtgtaaggggatataatatacagtttgtacagtataaaaaccatttaatCTTTGGAGGTCCTCACAATATAgcaaaacaaacgtgtgtgtgtgtgtgtgtgtgtaatattcaCCTGAAGGATGATATACGGCTTTGAAATCATGCACTCCTCTGGACATGTTTGTCATTAGGTGTGTTTCCATTTACCCATTTTTTATAGATATTTCATAAACACTAAATGGAAACACCAAGATGTATGTTAAGTATGCATGGTTCAACTGaggtggaattttttttttttatcttatcttatcttatttCTTATCTTTTATCTTATTTCTTATCTTTTATCTTTATCTTATCTTATTTTCggataagaataaaaaaaaaagacaaactgcaataaaaacaaatttactgaataaatgctacaaaaaatgtattgacaaaaaaacctaaaaaaaaaataaatatatatatatatcctcaaCAGTGGATATGATTGGATAACTTGACTGAGCAGTGGACCAATTTCATttgcacagcatctcaaatgttggtttggtcaTTCAGGAATGCCTCAGCTaaagtctgtcatcaaaatGGTTGGGTATAATGACCTCCCTCCCTTTCACCTGATTGCGTTCTGGGCATCTGCTTCCAAAcacaagataacatgacagtgTTTATTACGTTTTGTCTTTAATTTAAGATGTACAAAAAAAGATCCACAGTTTCTTCCCTGTTTGCAGCAACTTCCACTTTTAGTACTGGGGCCGTGTGTGTCAATATTCTAAGAATTATGTAATTTTAATCTAATTCTTAGGAACCTTTATCAGTCATACTTATTCTTAAGTCTAAGTGTCAAGACTAGGTCTCAGCTCATAAATGATTTAGGAGAGCTGTAGAGGTCTCCTAACCTAGTTAGGAGTAACAAGATATTGAGCCTATTGGAGTTATATGATGTCATGGAGTTGATAAAACGATCTAAACTTGACTGACAATTCTTTTTGTAACTGACCTAATAAGAAATAactttaaataagtaaaaataattaaattgttgattacatttaaattataattaatacgtttaatgcattttaatacatttttaatacacTTTGAATAAACCTTTTATATCTTTAAATGTAACAACTTCTCCCACTCTACAAATCAATGCTCTGACTGTAGAAATGAAATAGTAATTACCTTTTTTGGTAACTGGAAAAATGCAGCAGTGCATCACTGCACACTGCACATCAATTTTGGCCATTATGTTTGGTGTGATAAGTTTAGCAATAGAACTATTTAAAAGCCAAGTCTACAGTAAGCAGCcctgcaattttttttcttaaaccatcaaaatatgagtaaattatttttatttgtatgttttatttatgtttaaactatttaaatgttcttaaatattaaaagaaagaagaataaaacactaaactaagcaaaggtatttatctgacatttttgggcaaaaaaaaaagaaggaaaactacagctacaggtttcagaaaaacaaaaaagctcaGAAAAAAGCACATActgactacaacataatcagtttttaatatttcattggtcCACTTGTTTTTACATGTATTCATAATGTCTTTGTATGATAGCCTGgccaaaaattatttgaaaattcATTATCACACATGAAACAATTCCAACAACTCCAAGCACAGCTACGTAAAATGCTTATATcctttaacaattttttttttttttaatatttgaacTATGGttgaagatgtcaattttcctaGGCTGGACATCACATTTGGCCACTACTCTGTGGCAGTTAATTGACTTTCCAACTGACCATCAAACCATGCAGAAAAACTTTGTTGACAGGGGGCTTCTCTGGAGTTGTCTTCCCTGCAGACTCTATTGGCTGATTCAGACGTTGAGGGTGGTCATTTTAAGTTGACATCATTGTAGCCCTTAGTTCACAACACTTAAGAATCAGTCTTAGACTTACTAAAAGTTGCTTTTAGCTTCTTTATAAAAGTCTCCTACTCTTAGTAAAGTCTTACTTTTTACAAAATTTTTTTTGACACTTAAGTCAAAACTTAAGACTAAAGTGCATTTCTGAGAAGTTTTATATGTACGGGCCCAGATATTTTGTGCCAATTTACCAAAAAGTGAGGATTTTGTTTTCTTGAACACATGGAATGGAAATGGTGCCATATTCGCAAATGTTTTTAAGTGATTATTTCAATTTAGCACACAAGTTAAATATGcaactttttatattttctagtTAACCCAAAAAGAACATTTCTGTCACCCTCGTGTCgccccaaacccgtaagacctttgtacataatctgaacacaaattaagatatttttgatgaaatccgagggtatctgatccacacataggcagcaatgtcattgcaccttttgatgtccagaaaggtattaaagacattttttgtaGTGATGCAAATAATTTCTGTGCAAAAACAACAGGGGAGATacgaaattgttgaataaaataattatttttgctttgtttttgtgcacaaaaagtattcttgttgcttcataacattaaggttgaaccactttagTCGCGTTGatggttttaacaatgtctttagtacctttctggacctcaataGGTACAATGATATTGCTGGCTTTATGTGGTTCAGAAATGCTTCTTTAAAAGcattacatttctttaaaaatatcttaatttgtgttctgaagatgaacgaaggtcttgcaggtttgggacgacatgagggtgagtacccattgacagaaatttcatttctaaccctttaatgaaatgtttgtctgaaacagaaatcttGTCATGAGTAGTACTGTAATATTCTTGGTTGATGGATATGGACAGGAATCATAGTTGTTGCAACCAAGACCAATATTAACTTTGCTTTCAATCATTGTGCAGGTGCTGCATCATTGTATTACTTCTACAACTGACAGGCAAAGGTTAGTATTCACAGATCTCAGTTAAGATATTTGttattgatgtattttatgtttggtgccgtttttgttgttgtttgcttCCTAACATAAACTTCTCTTTTCCCCAGTGTCTCTGCAGGACTCTGCAAACAAATTTGAGAGTTTTGTTGGAGACTCTGTCACCTTGCCATGCTTATATGAGAATAAACAAAGTGATGTATTTTGGCGACACAATGTAAGCAGGAAAGTATTAAGTATTATTAATGACAAACTCTCACTAGAAAATCAGGACATGATATTCCAGAATCGAACGGAAAGTTTCTCTTCAGAGTATCCAAAGGGAAACTACTCAATTATGCTGAAAAATGTCAAGTTAATTCATGCAGGAAACTACACTTGTTTTATTCAAAAATCTAATGAGGAAAAGAAGCTACAGCTTTTTGTCAAAGGTACGTGGAATCCTTGTTTggcaaatgacagaattttaaattgcACATTGCAATAATATCAGCATTTTATCTCTACAACACTGATGAATTTACAGTACTGCTTCTCTCAAcattatattgtttttcttaCAGAAAAGCCTGAGAAAAACATTCAAAAGCCAGGAAACTCGTCCATGAATGCACAATCACAGAAGATTATGACTTTCCTAATTGCTTTATTGGGACTTTCTCTGCACCTCATCTGAGTTTTGCTCCAAGGGTCTGTTACATCTGATAGCATTTAGTGACAGTGACCAGATATGTTTGATGTTGACATTATTCTCAATCTGCCGTAAATCTGAGGGTCATTGGTTCTTTTTACCACTGCAGAAGGTATTGCTTGTTTGGACATTATATCTTCATACTCGTTATGTTTGGACCAGTGGATCGCTCACGTTGTTCATATGCTATCACTCTGGACTATGCCATTGACTGGGGTTCCGTTGATATGTTGAGTCTGTATCATTAGGGGTCAAGCACCACAATTGTGTATTCGTTAGTGTTCTTATTTTTCTTCTGCACTTGAGTCTATGGTGGCACATACAACCGTTCATAGGAAagttggtcccactttatattaagtggccttaactaatATGTACTtagatttaaattaataatttgattcaatgcacttattgtgtacaaacctgtttttacattgtacttatattttaaaaacacctgcatgtaattaaatctgtaattaatttctgtaattacttttataattacactgttgacccatcccttaccccttacccctacccttaaacctacccataccaccaaagctttccctaaccttacccgtatccacctcaatagcagcaaaagttttttgcaattcaatatgaacccaataagtacattgtacttattttttaatgtaagtacatagtagttaaggccacttaatataaagtgggaccggaAAGTTAATAATTTTGCGCACACAGTACACAGTCTGTACATTAACTGGGCATGGCTCAGTACCACTTTTTCATGTTAGATACCACAGCCTTGACTGTCTACCAATGCTTTTGATGATGTTGACACATTTCACAGAAGACATCTACTCACGTTCGTGAGACATGCTGAGAACAACAATACCACGCATGCTATGACCTTACAGTCTGCCTTCCTTTTAGGTTTATTGTGTAAACTACTTGAGCCAGTTGCTTTTTGACCAATCTAGGCTTCGGGAAATGCACAtccaactatggtcgcaagttccgtcattACCAAGACAATTCAACAGAActttttatcaacacttttTCTGTTATTATGCTTGGCCCTGTAACCACTACTTGGAGCtatgttttatattatgtttattCTTACATTGTTTGGTTTGCTTGTTTAAATAAGTGctctttttttcacatttaccATACGACTTGCAATTTGTCACAAAGATGGATAAAATAAGAAACATCCTCTGGCTGTTCTCATGCTATCTGACACATTTACCTGAATTCTATTAACTTAAATTACtgttattatttgtattatttacttattttgtaTTCATCATATTGTTTGCatctttgttcttattttttaataacaaagcaataaaacataaaattaaaaataatatccaCCACATATCACTATATAAAGTTTACACACCTGTGTTAAAACAGCTGGTTTTCATGATGTAAAAAAATGAGACATATATCACAGAACTTTTGCACGTAAAAATTACAACCTATACAATGACACTAAAAACCAAAGTGAATTATTTCGGAGAAAAAACTTGGAATAACTAACTGCATAAGTGTGTGCACTCCTGAACTAATACTTAGTTGGAACAGAATTTGATATTCTTACAGCACTTAGTCTATTTGAATAGGAGTCTATCAGCTTGGCTTGGGAATATTTTCCCACTCTTCTTTGCAAAAACTTTCCAGATCTGTTAAACTGTAAAAACATCTCATTGTATGTTAGTTAGTAGTAGTACCAAGGCACattgttttaaaggattagtcccctttcaaataaaaaaattcctgataatttactcacccccatgtcattcaagatgtccatgtccttctttcttcagtcgaaaagaaatgaaggtttttgatgaaaacattccaggattattctccttatagtggactttaatggacttcaaacagttgaaggtcaaaattacagtttcagtgcagcttcaaagggctttaaatgataccagacgaggaataagggtcttatctagcataacaatcggtcattttcttaaaaaaatacaaatgtatatgctttataaacacaaatgatcgacTTGTAAGTGCTTCTGCCAttccgccttccgtattcttcaaaatgcttacactgtGTATGTCCTATGTCTTTCCAATTCTACTTATGGGAAAAACAGAACTGACGGtgtgttcgttccgtaagttgaatagggaaggtgtaggacatacagcgtaagctttttgaagaattcgGAAGGCGGAATGGTggaagcacttgcaaggcgattgtgtttataaagtatatacatttgttatatatatatcgtttctctagataagacccttattcctcgtctggtatcatttaaagctctttaaagctgcactgaaactaattttgaccttcaaccgtttggaggctattgaagtccactataataatcctggaatgttttaatcaaaaaccttatttcttttcgactgaagaaagaaagacatgaacatcttggatgacatgggggtgagtaaattatcaggaaaattttatttgaaagtggacaaatCCTAAACTCTATTGCAATTACACCTTTAGGATATTTAGTACTTCAATAGCACCTCCTGGTGGAATCCCAAAGCTGCAAATGCACAGATTTTTCAACCACAGAGTTGAATTTGTGGTCAATTATATTGTGATTTTGGCTAAATACTTTAGTGCAAATTCTTTTTAACCACTCCAACATCTTTCCATTCCAGTAGGTGGTGTTTTACCAATCATAATATATTCCAAACAAAAAGCTGTTTTTCTGGTTGTCATTTTTGTGTGGCTGTTTTtagtttgaatgttttttttgtttgttttttgttgtttttttttttgtgttttatattcaTACAAAGGGGATTTTGATATAATCCAGCTTGCCTTATATGATGtcaaattaattgaaaaaaggAATTAATAAGTGCTGTGTGAGCAAGTTCATCTCTGACTTCCCCTCTGCCTGTGTGGTTGAGGTTTCAACTAAAGCTCTGTAGATGTTTCCGCTCACAGTAAGTGATGTTTGAATGCTCACAGTATAGCAGATATTCATCTGGATCAGACAATGAAGATCATACCGCTTCAGATCTGTGAGTTTCCCACACCACATTTGATTGAATCATTGAATgagttttcttttgattttatgtcttaataaatgtgttttctttctctcaTAGATCTGTTAATTTGTTATAAAGCTACAGAGAGTCTAACAAACATACCAGTAACTTTAGGAGCTGATGTTATAATAACCTGTGATCTTGATATAAAGGAGATTTACTGGTACAAACTGAAATTACCGGATCCTCCAGTGTTGATCTTACGCACTTATGATAGCACATATGAAGGAGGTAGATATGAAAACAGCATCTCTGAACACAAATACTCAGTGAAAACTAACAGTCGTctgttcatcaaaaatatcaccATTGAtgaattaggagtttattaTTGTGTGAAAACTAGTGAACCACAAAAATTCAGTAACGGCACCAAAATCTACATCAATGGTAAGATATTTTATCATTTCATAGGTCTTTGTAAACCACACAGTGGATTACATATTGAATATACTGTATGAAGAACTCAAATTTTAAAAGTTTCATTGTTCTGTTAAAGACTGAAACTGAATAAAGATTGAACTACAAACCTTTTACAGACTTTGTCCAAAAGAATATTACAGACTCAGTCCACAGGAATCAGACGGATGATGCTTCACAACACCAGATACCGTGGAAAACTCTGACCATCACATCTGTCCTGATGAATGTGCTTTTGACCATTGCAGTGATAGGTGcgtacatttttttaatctatgtCCAGGTGAAGGTCTCTTTGAACTTAATATACAGGGAGACAAACTCTAGATTTACACAAATGTTTTCAGGTTTGGTGAAGAGCTGCCTTCATGCAACTAGAAGATCTAAAAATACTTCAGTGGACCCTCAAAGTACAGCTGCAGCTCAGGTAAGAATAATTGTGTAATGAATATTAGCTTAATTTTAAAAGTTGGCTTACAGTAATTAGCTGAGTATTTTCAAATAATATTCAAGATCCATTATTTGAATGATCTTAATTGTTTTAGAAAAAATgcactaaaataacattagcaCATAGTATGTTGTCTTATTATGCAACTCTACAATACTGATTGGTTAGTTGTGAAATTAAATCTTATGGGATATTAAATAACTACAGTATTACGACCACTAAAATATTTAACTGTTGTACATTGCACTAGTTTCATAATGCACCAGTTTATAGATTTATCTGCAAAAGCTGTGTAATAAGTGGCATAATATACTGTCAGCTGATGATTATCGCAAAGTAAACCTCTTCAGATGCATATACTGCATGTTGGAGTCCTGATCACCTTTTTTTCTGATAATGACCagctgactgtacattattcCTTATACAGACATTCATTgctaatatcttaatttttcaGTATGCTGAAATTGATTTATCCACGCCTCCCAGTAGAAGCAGTCCTTGCCAGGAACAGACCACATACTCTCTTCTACAGCCAATAAAAACTGTATAATAtttacccccggtttcacagagcAGGCTTAAGCTAGTCTCAGACTAAactgcatgtttgagctgtttcaactgaaagtaacttgtgctgacagatcttaaaatatgtcagagccATTATTTTGTCTCAAATGCACACATTTTTTTCTGGTGAACGTTtaaaaaagctacttaaatatcctgattgaactaaggcctaatcctggcttaggctaagccctgtctgtgaaaccgagccataataatttataatgtaCATAATTTGAATATACACATATAATGTTCATACACAAATACTCAGTACAGTAGAATCTACTTGTACTTGCATGAATGCAGACTGTTTGTAATGATCAGTTCTGAGATGATTTGTCACATTATGTTTTAAagttaaatatgaaaaaaaaattaaattcttattttttgaaaataaagtgCTGAAAGTAGTGGACACTGAGGCTATTTGCCACAAGAGGAAATTGTCACAAATGCTGTACCTGTAAAGTTTTGAGTCCAACGTGTGTTTCCTTTACTGGTGGTTTTAACCACGAGGTTCATCTGTGCTCTCAGAACAAGAGTATTTTGCATGCATGcatgttttttgtgttaccTTGTTTGCTGCTTAATGAATTGTTACAAGTTTAAGCAGTTTGGTGGATGCTGTACACAGAGTGTGGTAGATAATATAATGCTCTTGTCTGGTAATAAAAGTTGCTGTTTTGAATGGAGATCTTGCTTTTACAGCTTTGACTTGTTTAGACAGTGGAAGTTGCATGTAAACCACAGTGTAATGAGGTTTCTTGGG
The nucleotide sequence above comes from Chanodichthys erythropterus isolate Z2021 chromosome 10, ASM2448905v1, whole genome shotgun sequence. Encoded proteins:
- the wu:fu71h07 gene encoding CD276 antigen homolog — encoded protein: MSVAGTGELQFIEGTVNANRCCIIVLLLQLTGKVSLQDSANKFESFVGDSVTLPCLYENKQSDVFWRHNVSRKVLSIINDKLSLENQDMIFQNRTESFSSEYPKGNYSIMLKNVKLIHAGNYTCFIQKSNEEKKLQLFVKEKPEKNIQKPGNSSMNAQSQKIMTFLIALLGLSLHLI
- the LOC137029024 gene encoding uncharacterized protein, which produces MKIIPLQIYLLICYKATESLTNIPVTLGADVIITCDLDIKEIYWYKLKLPDPPVLILRTYDSTYEGGRYENSISEHKYSVKTNSRLFIKNITIDELGVYYCVKTSEPQKFSNGTKIYINDFVQKNITDSVHRNQTDDASQHQIPWKTLTITSVLMNVLLTIAVIGLVKSCLHATRRSKNTSVDPQSTAAAQYAEIDLSTPPSRSSPCQEQTTYSLLQPIKTV